A single window of Watersipora subatra chromosome 9, tzWatSuba1.1, whole genome shotgun sequence DNA harbors:
- the LOC137404982 gene encoding uncharacterized protein → MSASGETKPEKFVKPLDFSSGNLATAWKVFKEQFNIYVIVKKLRELTVDEQIGHMLMAMGSDSVPVYNQFTFVPSDENKKKTLANCIKFFDAYFEPVKNVIFERSVFNKMTQQPGQSLHQFIVKLQVQSENCDYGDMRDDLVRDRIVVGVRDIELRKYLIDVPDLTLRLCIQKAKQYVSNQEHVAAMASTSGAQCPGKEEYAGNVDSVQRYKPKSSKQMTDTEENRSSNAKDQPCSKCGKWKHFGGRCPAERSSCNKCKRKGHWAKMCKGAQHVSALEENDDGVDSLFLGNYQ, encoded by the coding sequence ATGTCTGCTAGTGGAGAAACCAAGCCTGAAAAGTTCGTAAAGCCCTTGGATTTTTCCTCAGGCAACCTGGCTACCGCCTGGAAAGTTTTTAAAGagcagtttaatatatatgtgaTTGTGAAGAAACTACGAGAACTCACTGTAGACGAACAGATCGGCCACATGCTTATGGCCATGGGTAGTGACTCGGTACCAGTTTACAATCAGTTCACCTTCGTGCCATCTGacgaaaacaaaaagaaaacactGGCCAACtgcatcaaattttttgatgcGTATTTTGAGCctgttaaaaatgttatttttgagCGCTCAGTGTTTAATAAGATGACTCAGCAACCTGGCCAATCTCTTCACCAGTTTATAGTTAAACTCCAAGTTCAGAGTGAGAATTGTGACTACGGGGATATGCGAGATGACTTGGTAAGGGATAGAATAGTGGTGGGGGTGCGTGACATCGAGCTTCGCAAGTACCTGATTGATGTGCCTGATCTCACACTCAGGTTATGCATTCAAAAGGCGAAGCAATATGTATCAAATCAGGAGCATGTAGCTGCGATGGCGTCTACGTCTGGGGCTCAGTGTCCCGGTAAAGAAGAGTATGCTGGGAATGTAGACTCGGTACAGCGATATAAACCTAAATCATCTAAACAAATGACTGACACTGAAGAAAACAGGAGCAGTAACGCAAAGGACCAGCCATGCTCAAAATGTGGAAAGTGGAAGCATTTTGGTGGTCGTTGCCCGGCAGAAAGGTCAAGCTGCAACAAATGCAAGAGAAAAGGTCACTGGGCAAAAATGTGCAAAGGAGCCCAGCACGTATCTGCACTGGAGGAAAATGACGATGGAGTAGATAGCTTGTTTTTAGGAAATTACCAATGA